A window of Castanea sativa cultivar Marrone di Chiusa Pesio chromosome 1, ASM4071231v1 contains these coding sequences:
- the LOC142636828 gene encoding transcription factor bHLH68 isoform X1: MNRGVLQSSPVQQMMAGNPNCWNINNMRPPTQPSSHFLPSPIFFPQYAPTSSSSSSSIPSWHDSQELPESWSQLLLGGSVGEEDKDGMSQFQAAKKLENWGEQLYSQAANASVVNVKQENSVSNYVYGHGTEDFQAAKATWSQVMPASSPNSSCVTSFNNNMLDFSSNKVDGRHPPPDRSSECNSIANGGALKKARVQPSSTQPTFKVRKEKLGDRITALHQLVSPFGKTDTASVLLEAIGYIRFLQSQIEALSLPYLGSGSGNMRQQQQSVQGERNCLFPEDPGQLLNENCIKRKGGPEQDSHEEPKKDLRSRGLCLVPVSCTLQVGSDNGADYWAPALGGGFR, translated from the exons ATGAATAGAGGTGTTTTACAAAGCTCACCGGTGCAACAAATGATGGCTGGAAACCCGAACTGTTGGAATATTAATAACATGCGTCCACCAACACAACCATCTTCTCATTTCTTGCctagtccaattttttttcctcaatatgcacccacttcttcttcttcttcttcttcaattccTTCTTGGCATGATAGCCAGGAGCTTCCTGAGTCTTGGAGCCAACTACTCTT GGGTGGATCTGtgggagaagaagataaggatgGTATGAGCCAGTTTCAAGCTGCTAAAAAGTTGGAGAATTGGGGGGAACAATTATATAGTCAGGCTGCAAATGCTTCTGTTGTTAATGTCAAGCAAGAAAACTCAGTAAGCAACTATGTGTATGGGCATGGAACTGAGGATTTTCAGGCAGCAAAAGCTACTTGGTCTCAAGTAATGCCTGCTTCATCTCCAAACTCATCTTGTGTGACAAGTTTTAACAATAACATGTTGGATTTCTCTAGTAATAAGGTAGATGGAAGGCACCCACCACCCGATCGATCTTCTGAG TGTAACAGCATTGCAAATGGTGGGGCACTTAAGAAAGCTAGGGTTCAGCCTTCTTCAACCCAACCTACCTTCAAG gTGAGGAAGGAGAAATTAGGTGACAGAATTACTGCTCTCCACCAGCTTGTATCTCCATTTGGAAAG ACTGACACAGCCTCTGTCTTGTTAGAAGCTATTGGATACATCAGATTCCTTCAGAGTCAAATTGAG GCCCTAAGCTTACCTTACTTGGGAAGTGGATCAGGAAACATGAGGCAGCAACAACAGTCT GTTCAAGGAGAAAGGAATTGTTTATTTCCTGAAGACCCTGGTCAG CTGCTGAATGAGAACTGTATTAAGAGGAAAGGTGGTCCTGAGCAG GATTCTCATGAAGAACCAAAGAAAGACCTGAGGAGTAGAGGGTTGTGTCTGGTTCCGGTGTCATGTACACTGCAAGTTGGGAGTGACAATGGAGCTGACTATTGGGCTCCAGCTCTCGGAGGGGGCTTCCGATAG
- the LOC142636828 gene encoding transcription factor bHLH68 isoform X2, with translation MNRGVLQSSPVQQMMAGNPNCWNINNMRPPTQPSSHFLPSPIFFPQYAPTSSSSSSSIPSWHDSQELPESWSQLLLGGSVGEEDKDGMSQFQAAKKLENWGEQLYSQAANASVVNVKQENSVSNYVYGHGTEDFQAAKATWSQVMPASSPNSSCVTSFNNNMLDFSSNKVDGRHPPPDRSSEVRKEKLGDRITALHQLVSPFGKTDTASVLLEAIGYIRFLQSQIEALSLPYLGSGSGNMRQQQQSVQGERNCLFPEDPGQLLNENCIKRKGGPEQDSHEEPKKDLRSRGLCLVPVSCTLQVGSDNGADYWAPALGGGFR, from the exons ATGAATAGAGGTGTTTTACAAAGCTCACCGGTGCAACAAATGATGGCTGGAAACCCGAACTGTTGGAATATTAATAACATGCGTCCACCAACACAACCATCTTCTCATTTCTTGCctagtccaattttttttcctcaatatgcacccacttcttcttcttcttcttcttcaattccTTCTTGGCATGATAGCCAGGAGCTTCCTGAGTCTTGGAGCCAACTACTCTT GGGTGGATCTGtgggagaagaagataaggatgGTATGAGCCAGTTTCAAGCTGCTAAAAAGTTGGAGAATTGGGGGGAACAATTATATAGTCAGGCTGCAAATGCTTCTGTTGTTAATGTCAAGCAAGAAAACTCAGTAAGCAACTATGTGTATGGGCATGGAACTGAGGATTTTCAGGCAGCAAAAGCTACTTGGTCTCAAGTAATGCCTGCTTCATCTCCAAACTCATCTTGTGTGACAAGTTTTAACAATAACATGTTGGATTTCTCTAGTAATAAGGTAGATGGAAGGCACCCACCACCCGATCGATCTTCTGAG gTGAGGAAGGAGAAATTAGGTGACAGAATTACTGCTCTCCACCAGCTTGTATCTCCATTTGGAAAG ACTGACACAGCCTCTGTCTTGTTAGAAGCTATTGGATACATCAGATTCCTTCAGAGTCAAATTGAG GCCCTAAGCTTACCTTACTTGGGAAGTGGATCAGGAAACATGAGGCAGCAACAACAGTCT GTTCAAGGAGAAAGGAATTGTTTATTTCCTGAAGACCCTGGTCAG CTGCTGAATGAGAACTGTATTAAGAGGAAAGGTGGTCCTGAGCAG GATTCTCATGAAGAACCAAAGAAAGACCTGAGGAGTAGAGGGTTGTGTCTGGTTCCGGTGTCATGTACACTGCAAGTTGGGAGTGACAATGGAGCTGACTATTGGGCTCCAGCTCTCGGAGGGGGCTTCCGATAG
- the LOC142627213 gene encoding uncharacterized protein LOC142627213, protein MGVFNPLSSPWHFAQWELDIVRPFHKIAGNRRWLLVDTDYFTKWVEAKPLANIRDANAKRYSTPAYPKGNGQTEAINKVIVSGLKKRLDDANGKWVDKLPHVLWTYQTTPRRSIEETPFSMTYGAEVVIPLETGFPTLRTSSFTPNNNDNLLKKCLDLIEEQRENATVQLAYNQQKLKQGYDSNMRLKPLAPGELVLRKVVGIVKKT, encoded by the exons ATGGGTGTCTtcaatcctttgtctagtccttggcatTTTGCTCAGTGGGAGTTGGATATTGTAAGACCCTTCCATAAAATAGCAGGAAATAGGAGGTGGCTTTTGGTCGacactgattacttcaccaaatgggttgaagctaaGCCACTAGCGAACATCAGGGATGCAAATGCTAAGAG GTATTCAACTCCGGCTTATCCCAAGGGAAATGGACAGACCGAGGCTATCAATAAGGTCATAGTAagcgggctcaagaagaggttggatgatgcgaatgGCAAATGGGTAGACAAGCTGCCACATGTGCTCTGGACATATCAGACTACCCCTCGTAGGTCAATTGAGGAaacacccttttcaatgacttatggagctgaAGTAGTGATTCCTTTAGAGACTGGATTCCCAACGCTAAGGACAAGCTCGTTCACTCCAAACAACAATGACAACCTATTAAAGAAGtgcttggatttgattgaagaGCAGAGAGAAAATGCCACGGTTCAGTTAGCCTACAATCAACAGAAGCTCAAACAGGGGTATGACTCAAATATGAGATTGAAACCGTTAGCCCCTGGAGAATTAGTgttaagaaaagttgtgggtattgtaaaaaaaacttag